Genomic segment of Streptomyces alboniger:
GACCGGGAGATCCTGCTCGCCACGGTGGAGGGCGCGCTCGCCGATCTGTGACCCGCGGCGCGCTCACGTACCGCTCACGCGTCACCCGGGTCCGTTTATCGGCTGTTGATCGCTTCACCGGACGCTTCGCTGGTCCAAGTCCGTCGTGAACCAACGGAATTGACCGGAGGTATGTACATGAAGATGATCCGCTCGCTCAAGAAGAAGATCACCGGGGAGAAGAGCCTGAAGGCGTACGCCTGGTACCACTGGTACTAAACCGGCGAATCGTCCCTCTGTGTTCCGTGTGTCCCGTGTCCGGCGTGCCCGAGCGGCCGCCGGGCGCGGGCCCTCCGCCCTGGGAGACCACCGATGCCCCTCTCCGGTACCGACCGGTCCGCCCGCTCCGCCCGGACCACCGTCTTCACGCCGCGGCTCGACGCCCTGCTGCGCGGCCACCGCGGCGAGGACGTGTTCCGCCTGGACGCCGACACCGTGGGCGTCGCCGGGCCCGAGCTGACCGACCGGATCCTCGCCGCCCGGCCCGCCACCGAGCACGAACGCCCGACCTTCAAGCCCCTGCACGGCCGTTCCATCCACCGCACCGAGGCGTCGCACGTCATGCGGGCCATCGGCCGCGACGTACGCGCGGCGCTGCGCGGGCCCGGGCCGGGGGACGTCGACCTCACCGGGGAGTGGCCGCACGTCGGCCACGTCCACCTGCGCGACCTGATCCTCGGTGCCGACCCCTACCGGCTGCGCATCCTCATGGACCGCACCCTGGAGCTGACGCCCAAGCTGACGTGGACGGTCATCGCCGTCGGCGCCGCGCTCCCCGGCAGACCGCGTCCGGGCGCGCCCGTGACGGAGATCGCGGGCCTGACCGCCGAGGCCGCCACCTACAGCGACCGGCGGTACGCGATGGGCCTGTACCGGCGCGCGGCGGCGCCCGTCTGCTTCACCGTCTCCACGCTCGTCGCGAGCGCGTACTGGCTCGGGGCGCCCTTCGACGACGACACCCCGAACGAGCACATCCTGTACGAGGCCATGCGCCTGCTGCCCCCCTCCTGGAACATCCTGCGCAACGCGTCCCCCGAGTACCCGGCGCTCGACGCCCGCATCGGCGCGGGCGACGACGTCCTGCTGCTGCCGCTGCTCAGCCACCGCGACCCGGCGCTCTGGGACGACCCCGACGAGTTCCGCCCCGGACGCTGGGCCGCCCTCGACCCCGACGACCACCCCGGCTACCTCCCCTTCGGCCACGCCTCCGAACGCTGCTGGGGACGGCACATGGTCATGCCGCTGGCCGGGATGCTGCTCGACCTCCTCCGCGCCGAGGGGCTGACGGTCGACCCCCGGCAGACCACCGCCAGGGTGCCGCTCGCGGGGCTGCTCGGAGTCGACAAGGTGCGGCTCGTACGGCCGTCCTAGGCGGCGCGGCGGAACAGGCCCGTCCAGAGGAACGGCTCGCCGAAGAGCGCGGACTCGGCGGGCTCGTCGCGCATGCGGCGCAGTTCGACCTCCGTCAGGTCCCCGAAGATCCGCCGCAGCGCCCGGTCGTCGTAGGCGATACCGCCGTGCAGGGCGGACTGCCGGTAGAACTCCGCGTCCGGCAGTTCGGATCCCATGCCCCCCGCGCCGGCCGCGAAGCAGGTGAGGGCGAAGTGGCCGCCGGGCGCGAGGACGCGGTCCAGGAGGGCGAGGTAGCTGACGCGGCGGTGCGGCGGCAGGTGGTGGAAGCAGCCCGAGTCGTAGACCAGGTCGTACGGACCGGCCAACTCGGCCTGCGTGAGGGCGAAGGCGTCGCCCTGGTGGAACCGTACGGCGGCCCCCGTCGCGCGGGCGCGGTCCTCGGCCCAGGCCAGCGCGGCCGGCGACAGGTCGACGGCGTCGACCTCGAAGCCGAGCGAGGCGAGATGGAGGGCGTTGCGGCCGGGCCCGCAGCCGAGGTCGAGCGCGCGGCCCGGCGCGATGAGGCCCCGCTCGGCGTACGAGACGAGGTTTTCGTCCGGCTTCGCCACGAAGAACGGCACGGGCCTGGAGCGGTCGGCGTAGAAGTCGTCCCACCAGGCCGCGCCGCCGGCCGTCCAGCGGTCGGCCTCCGGTGCGAACAGGCCGTCCAGGAGGTTCAGCACGTCGTCGGCCGTGCGGATGTCGCGGTCCATCAAGTCCCCTTTCCCAAGGGGCAATTGTAGGTCGCGGGCCAGGGAAAGCCCAGGTCAGGGTCGGTGTGGTGAGGGGGCTTTCCGGACCTCGCCGCCGCTCCTTCCGGTGAGCCGAACAGTGTGTTCACGCGCTGTATCCCCAGAAGTAATCACAGCTGCTTGGATGTGCGAGCGCCGGAACAACGGCCGCTTCCGGCCAGTCCGGAAACAGCAGCAACAGCCCCCCACCGTCAGGAGTTTCAGTGCCGTACTCAGCGCCGCGCAGGTCCCAGGCGGCCGCGATCGCCACCGTGCTCGCCGCCGCCACGCTCGCCGCCGTCGCCCCGTCCGCGACCGCCGCCGACGCCTCCGCCGCGACGCCCTCGCTCAAGGTGCTCACGTACAACACGTTCCTGTTCAGCAAGACGCTCTACCCGAACTGGGGCCAGGACCACCGCGCCAGGGCCATACCGGCGGCGGACTTCTTCCAGGGGCAGGACGTCGTCGTCCTCCAGGAGGCGTTCGACAACTCCTCGTCCGAGGCTCTGCTGGCCGGGGCCAAGGGCCGCTACCCGCACCAGACACCGGTGATGGGCCGCGGCAGGAGCGGCTGGGACGCCACCGGCGGTGCCTACTCCTCGGTGACACCGGAGGACGGTGGCGTGACGGTCCTCAGCAAGTGGCCGCTCGTGCGCAAGGAGCAGTACGTCTACAAGGACGCGTGCGGCGCCGACTCGCACTCCAACAAGGGGTTCGTCTACGCCGTGCTGGACGTGAACGGCACCAGGGCGCACGTGGTGGGGACGCACGCCCAGTCCACCGACCCGGGCTGCGGCAGCGGCGAGGCGGCAGCCACGCGCGCGAAGCAGTTCAAGGAGGTGGACGCCTTCCTCGACGCCAAGAACATCCCGGCCGCTGAACAGGTCATCGTGGCGGGCGACTTCAACGTCGACTCGCACAGCGCCGAGTACGCCTCGATGCTC
This window contains:
- a CDS encoding tryptorubin family RiPP precursor, which codes for MTGGMYMKMIRSLKKKITGEKSLKAYAWYHWY
- a CDS encoding cytochrome P450: MPLSGTDRSARSARTTVFTPRLDALLRGHRGEDVFRLDADTVGVAGPELTDRILAARPATEHERPTFKPLHGRSIHRTEASHVMRAIGRDVRAALRGPGPGDVDLTGEWPHVGHVHLRDLILGADPYRLRILMDRTLELTPKLTWTVIAVGAALPGRPRPGAPVTEIAGLTAEAATYSDRRYAMGLYRRAAAPVCFTVSTLVASAYWLGAPFDDDTPNEHILYEAMRLLPPSWNILRNASPEYPALDARIGAGDDVLLLPLLSHRDPALWDDPDEFRPGRWAALDPDDHPGYLPFGHASERCWGRHMVMPLAGMLLDLLRAEGLTVDPRQTTARVPLAGLLGVDKVRLVRPS
- a CDS encoding class I SAM-dependent methyltransferase, giving the protein MDRDIRTADDVLNLLDGLFAPEADRWTAGGAAWWDDFYADRSRPVPFFVAKPDENLVSYAERGLIAPGRALDLGCGPGRNALHLASLGFEVDAVDLSPAALAWAEDRARATGAAVRFHQGDAFALTQAELAGPYDLVYDSGCFHHLPPHRRVSYLALLDRVLAPGGHFALTCFAAGAGGMGSELPDAEFYRQSALHGGIAYDDRALRRIFGDLTEVELRRMRDEPAESALFGEPFLWTGLFRRAA
- the sph gene encoding sphingomyelin phosphodiesterase, with translation MPYSAPRRSQAAAIATVLAAATLAAVAPSATAADASAATPSLKVLTYNTFLFSKTLYPNWGQDHRARAIPAADFFQGQDVVVLQEAFDNSSSEALLAGAKGRYPHQTPVMGRGRSGWDATGGAYSSVTPEDGGVTVLSKWPLVRKEQYVYKDACGADSHSNKGFVYAVLDVNGTRAHVVGTHAQSTDPGCGSGEAAATRAKQFKEVDAFLDAKNIPAAEQVIVAGDFNVDSHSAEYASMLADGGFAPADARTGHPYSFDTRDNSIASERYPDDPREDLDHVLHRKGHARPATWHNNVVKEQSAPWTVSSWGKKYTYTNLSDHYPVTGY